The proteins below are encoded in one region of Roseofilum casamattae BLCC-M143:
- a CDS encoding glycosyltransferase — protein MAPRFFLVFPNIFGFKGGIQVYSAFLLHSLQCIYPQAEYDVFLKYDSCIPESHGFLPQTRFHVFGRFPRWVQSVLLGLSLVKLSWQKRPSLTICTHVNYGVVCDRLKQWLGCPYWIIGHGTEVWNLQDTRLRGALSHANRVVAVSEYTRSRLLAEQDLTEEQMVVLPNTFDPQRFQIKPKPDYLLQRYGLSPEQPIILTVSRLGRSAHYKGYGVILEALTQLRQHLPTIHYLLVGKGDDRPWIERRIEELELSEFVTLTGAVSDDELCDHYNLCDLFALPSQGEGFGIVYLESMACGKPALAGDRDGAVDPLAGGDWGSLVNPEDVEAIAKTLAQILQGEYPNQRLYNPEALRNYVIHNYSLDRFTDRLKTLLSA, from the coding sequence ATGGCTCCTCGATTCTTTCTGGTATTTCCCAATATATTTGGGTTCAAAGGCGGGATTCAAGTGTACTCCGCTTTTCTTCTTCATAGCTTGCAATGTATTTATCCTCAAGCAGAGTATGACGTTTTTCTCAAGTATGACTCCTGTATCCCTGAATCTCACGGATTTCTACCGCAAACGAGATTTCATGTATTTGGCCGGTTTCCGCGCTGGGTGCAAAGCGTGCTGTTGGGGTTGAGTTTAGTCAAACTGAGCTGGCAAAAACGTCCGAGTTTAACAATTTGTACTCACGTTAATTATGGTGTGGTGTGCGATCGCCTGAAACAGTGGTTGGGCTGTCCGTATTGGATTATCGGCCATGGAACGGAGGTCTGGAATCTTCAGGATACACGACTGCGAGGGGCATTGTCTCATGCGAATCGGGTCGTTGCGGTCAGTGAATATACGCGATCGCGTTTGTTAGCGGAGCAAGATTTAACGGAGGAACAAATGGTTGTCTTGCCCAATACATTCGATCCGCAACGGTTTCAGATTAAACCCAAACCAGATTATTTGCTGCAACGCTACGGCCTTTCGCCAGAACAACCAATTATTCTCACGGTCAGTCGTTTGGGCAGATCGGCGCACTATAAGGGTTATGGAGTTATTTTAGAAGCCCTAACCCAGTTGCGCCAGCACCTGCCCACCATTCATTATCTGCTGGTGGGTAAAGGAGACGATCGCCCGTGGATCGAAAGGAGGATTGAGGAACTCGAACTATCGGAGTTCGTGACCTTAACGGGGGCTGTGTCCGATGACGAACTGTGCGATCATTACAATCTCTGCGATCTATTTGCTTTACCCAGTCAGGGAGAAGGCTTTGGCATTGTTTATTTAGAGTCTATGGCCTGCGGAAAACCCGCATTAGCTGGCGATCGCGATGGAGCCGTCGATCCCCTGGCTGGAGGAGACTGGGGCAGTTTAGTTAATCCGGAAGATGTGGAGGCGATCGCCAAAACTCTCGCTCAAATTTTACAGGGAGAGTATCCCAACCAGCGACTCTACAATCCGGAAGCTTTACGCAATTATGTGATACACAACTATAGTCTGGATCGATTCACCGATCGATTGAAGACATTGCTGTCAGCTTAG
- the hisH gene encoding imidazole glycerol phosphate synthase subunit HisH: MSVIAVIDYDMGNLHSACKGLEKAGATPNVTDSASEIHNADAVVLPGVGAFDPAVRHIRSRHLEEPIQQAIASGKPFLGICVGLQILFDYSEEGSEPGLGIIPGAVRRFHLEPGITIPHMGWNHLHFSQPNIPLWQDLSTASWMYFVHSYYVDPTDARVTAATVTHGSQTVTAAIARDNLIGVQFHPEKSDQAGLQILANFVQHVGSNVHACV, encoded by the coding sequence ATGTCAGTTATTGCTGTCATCGACTATGATATGGGAAATTTGCACTCCGCGTGTAAGGGATTGGAAAAAGCTGGTGCAACGCCCAACGTGACCGATAGTGCTTCAGAAATTCACAATGCCGATGCTGTAGTTTTACCCGGAGTTGGGGCATTCGATCCAGCCGTCCGACACATCCGATCTCGCCATCTGGAAGAACCCATTCAGCAGGCGATCGCCAGTGGCAAACCCTTTCTCGGCATTTGCGTGGGATTGCAAATTCTCTTTGACTATAGCGAAGAAGGCAGCGAACCCGGTTTAGGTATTATCCCTGGGGCCGTCCGTCGCTTCCACTTGGAACCGGGAATTACAATTCCCCACATGGGATGGAATCACCTCCACTTTAGCCAACCCAATATTCCCCTGTGGCAAGACTTATCAACGGCGTCCTGGATGTACTTCGTTCACTCCTACTATGTCGATCCAACCGATGCTCGAGTTACAGCCGCAACAGTCACTCACGGCAGTCAAACAGTAACGGCAGCGATCGCCCGCGATAACCTGATAGGAGTGCAATTCCACCCGGAAAAATCAGACCAGGCTGGATTGCAAATTCTCGCCAATTTTGTCCAGCACGTGGGATCTAACGTCCACGCATGTGTTTAG
- the rpoD gene encoding RNA polymerase sigma factor RpoD yields the protein MTQAKTLLPTLENPEIEEELYVIEEDEELDDYLGTAADEEDGKSGKVRSVRRKTQVKKKHYTEDSIRLYLQEIGRIRLLRADEEIELARKIADLLELERIRDDLEDGMEREASDAEWAEHVGMALPAFRYRLHLGRRAKDKMVQSNLRLVVSIAKKYMNRGLSFQDLIQEGSLGLIRAAEKFDHEKGYKFSTYATWWIRQAITRAIADQSRTIRLPVHLYETISRIKKTTKLLSQEMGRKPTEEEIAERMEMTIEKLRFIAKSAQLPISLETPIGKEEDSRLGDFIESDGETPEDQVSKSLLREDLEGVLGTLSPRERDVLRLRYGLDDGRMKTLEEIGQIFNVTRERIRQIEAKALRKLRHPNRNSILREYIG from the coding sequence ATGACCCAGGCGAAAACCCTACTCCCAACCCTCGAAAACCCCGAAATTGAAGAAGAGCTGTATGTCATAGAAGAGGACGAAGAACTCGACGATTATCTAGGCACAGCGGCCGATGAGGAAGACGGTAAGTCGGGCAAAGTTCGCTCTGTTCGTCGAAAGACTCAAGTCAAGAAAAAGCATTACACTGAAGATTCAATTCGCCTCTACCTACAAGAAATCGGCCGGATTCGGCTACTCAGAGCAGATGAGGAGATTGAGCTAGCTCGCAAAATTGCTGACTTACTCGAACTAGAGCGCATTAGAGACGATCTTGAAGACGGAATGGAGCGCGAAGCGAGCGACGCGGAGTGGGCCGAGCATGTGGGAATGGCATTACCAGCCTTTCGCTATCGCCTGCATTTGGGACGTAGAGCAAAAGACAAGATGGTGCAATCCAACTTGCGCTTAGTGGTCTCCATTGCGAAGAAATATATGAATCGCGGCTTGTCGTTCCAAGATTTAATCCAAGAAGGCAGCTTGGGATTGATTCGAGCGGCTGAAAAGTTCGATCACGAAAAAGGATATAAATTCTCGACCTATGCTACCTGGTGGATTCGCCAAGCCATTACCCGTGCAATTGCGGATCAATCTCGGACAATTCGCCTTCCGGTTCACCTCTACGAAACTATTTCTCGGATTAAGAAGACAACTAAGTTGCTCTCTCAAGAAATGGGACGCAAACCGACTGAGGAAGAAATTGCAGAACGGATGGAAATGACCATCGAAAAGCTGCGGTTTATTGCCAAGTCCGCACAACTTCCGATTTCTCTAGAAACTCCGATTGGCAAGGAAGAAGACTCTCGTTTGGGCGATTTCATTGAATCCGATGGCGAAACTCCCGAAGACCAAGTCTCGAAAAGCTTGCTGCGCGAAGACTTAGAAGGAGTTCTCGGAACCTTAAGTCCTCGCGAGCGCGATGTGTTGCGTTTGCGCTACGGCCTTGATGATGGTCGAATGAAGACTTTAGAAGAGATCGGACAAATTTTTAATGTGACGCGGGAGCGCATTCGCCAAATTGAAGCAAAAGCTCTGCGCAAGCTCCGCCATCCGAACCGGAATAGCATTCTCCGCGAATATATTGGCTAG
- a CDS encoding chlorophyll a/b-binding protein produces MEERELTINRNAWKVGFTPQAEIWNGRLAMIGFVAALTIELISSNGFLGVFGL; encoded by the coding sequence ATGGAAGAACGCGAACTTACAATCAACCGCAATGCTTGGAAAGTAGGATTTACCCCCCAAGCAGAAATCTGGAACGGCCGTCTGGCCATGATCGGCTTTGTAGCTGCTCTGACCATTGAACTGATCTCCAGTAACGGATTTTTAGGTGTTTTCGGACTCTAA
- a CDS encoding aminopeptidase P N-terminal domain-containing protein encodes MVSSVAEAVSLQFQDEYRQRRERLMEKIHRGTAIFRSAPEAARHNTFRQDSDFFYLTGFNEADAVAVLAPHHDEHRFVLFVQPKDWQKEVWTGYRVGVDEAKERYGADEVYSIAELEEKLPQYLAKADRIYYHWGRDEAFNQTILRQWQSLLRQYQKKGIGPVALEDPVTILSPLRLVKSEAELELMRKAIAISVEAHHLAWDMAKPGCYEYEIQAEMERLFRLRGGVGPAYPSIVASGPNACILHYVENSRQLESGDLLLIDAGCCYGYYNGDITRTYPVGGQYSLEQRTIYEIVLEAQRQAIAQVKPGNSFNLVHDTAVRVLVEGMIELGFLVGDLEELIKESKYQPYYMHRTSHWLGLDVHDTGAYKQSEDEWRILQPGQVLTVEPGMYIAPHVEPAEEQPEVPPQWRGIGIRIEDDVLVTETGCEVLTSGIAKMPEELQSS; translated from the coding sequence GTGGTTTCATCAGTAGCTGAAGCAGTATCTCTACAATTTCAGGATGAGTATCGGCAACGGCGAGAGCGGTTAATGGAAAAAATCCATCGGGGTACGGCCATCTTTCGCAGCGCTCCGGAAGCTGCAAGGCACAATACATTTCGTCAAGATAGCGATTTTTTCTATCTGACAGGGTTTAATGAAGCCGATGCCGTAGCAGTGCTCGCGCCGCACCATGACGAACATCGGTTCGTGCTCTTCGTGCAACCGAAAGACTGGCAAAAGGAAGTATGGACGGGATATCGGGTTGGAGTGGATGAGGCAAAGGAGCGCTATGGTGCGGATGAGGTCTATTCCATCGCTGAATTAGAGGAAAAATTACCCCAGTATTTAGCCAAGGCCGATCGCATTTACTATCACTGGGGACGAGATGAAGCCTTTAATCAAACCATCTTGCGCCAGTGGCAATCTCTGCTGCGACAATATCAGAAAAAAGGGATCGGACCAGTTGCTCTCGAAGATCCAGTGACTATTCTCTCGCCCCTGCGCTTAGTGAAAAGTGAGGCGGAACTGGAACTGATGCGTAAGGCGATCGCAATTTCCGTCGAAGCCCATCATCTGGCTTGGGATATGGCCAAACCGGGATGCTACGAATACGAAATCCAAGCAGAAATGGAACGCTTATTTCGCTTGCGAGGAGGCGTGGGTCCCGCTTATCCGTCTATTGTGGCTTCCGGTCCCAATGCTTGTATTTTGCATTATGTAGAGAACTCTCGACAACTGGAGTCGGGAGATCTATTGCTGATTGATGCGGGATGTTGTTATGGCTATTACAACGGCGATATTACCCGCACCTATCCCGTGGGGGGGCAGTATTCTCTGGAGCAGCGCACGATCTACGAAATTGTCTTAGAAGCACAGAGACAAGCGATCGCGCAAGTTAAACCCGGTAACTCATTTAACTTAGTTCACGATACTGCAGTTCGCGTCCTAGTTGAGGGCATGATCGAATTAGGATTTCTGGTTGGAGACCTCGAAGAGCTAATTAAAGAGAGTAAATACCAGCCCTATTACATGCATCGCACCAGCCATTGGTTGGGCTTAGACGTTCACGATACGGGCGCCTACAAGCAAAGCGAAGATGAGTGGCGCATTTTGCAACCCGGACAAGTATTAACCGTAGAACCGGGGATGTATATTGCTCCTCATGTGGAACCAGCTGAAGAGCAACCGGAAGTTCCTCCTCAATGGCGCGGAATTGGTATCCGCATTGAAGATGACGTACTGGTAACCGAAACTGGATGCGAGGTCTTAACCTCCGGTATTGCGAAAATGCCGGAAGAATTGCAATCTTCATGA
- a CDS encoding MBL fold metallo-hydrolase, whose amino-acid sequence MKRRKFISYAGTMAIATAIGSAYHQPSEARAGETLNIEWLGHTCVRVTGAGVRVLVNPFQPAGCTANYPAPKVDADLVLISSQLLDEGYVNDLPGQPRLLFEPGDYQLDGKLAGMRIRGLAAGRPEKRPGSRFPANVAWVWKQAGIKLLHLGGMASPVTVEQKILIGKPDVVFLPVGGGPKAYNPEEAKQAVDMLNPRIVVPTHYQTAAANPDACNLASLDAFLRVMSGTPVRQVGSDRLTLEASSLPESSPEIQVLSYRF is encoded by the coding sequence ATGAAACGTCGCAAATTCATCAGCTATGCCGGAACGATGGCGATCGCCACGGCTATTGGTTCTGCATACCATCAACCAAGCGAGGCCCGAGCGGGCGAAACCCTGAATATTGAATGGCTGGGTCATACCTGCGTTCGCGTCACCGGAGCGGGCGTCCGCGTCTTGGTCAATCCCTTTCAGCCCGCGGGATGTACGGCAAACTACCCGGCGCCCAAAGTAGATGCCGACCTGGTATTAATCAGTTCCCAATTACTCGATGAGGGCTATGTAAACGATCTGCCCGGCCAGCCTCGCCTGCTGTTTGAACCCGGAGATTATCAACTCGACGGGAAGCTTGCAGGGATGCGCATTCGCGGACTCGCTGCCGGACGACCGGAAAAAAGACCGGGCAGCCGCTTCCCGGCGAATGTAGCTTGGGTGTGGAAACAAGCCGGAATTAAGCTTCTACACCTGGGTGGAATGGCTTCTCCAGTCACTGTCGAGCAAAAAATTCTGATTGGTAAACCGGATGTGGTATTTCTCCCCGTGGGAGGAGGGCCGAAAGCCTACAATCCCGAAGAAGCCAAACAAGCGGTGGATATGCTCAATCCGAGAATTGTGGTTCCCACTCACTACCAAACGGCGGCTGCTAATCCCGATGCCTGCAACTTAGCGAGCTTAGATGCATTTCTGAGAGTCATGAGTGGGACGCCCGTGCGACAAGTAGGGAGCGATCGCCTGACCCTCGAGGCTAGCTCCCTGCCAGAGAGCAGCCCGGAAATTCAAGTTCTCAGTTATCGGTTTTAG
- a CDS encoding anthranilate synthase component II, protein MIVVIDNYDSFTYNLVQYLTELGQEFPTGKDVRVYRNDRITLAELEDLNPDAIAISPGPGRPEDSGISLDAIASLGPKIPILGVCLGHQGIGHVFGAKIVSAPELMHGKTSPIHHNNTGLFANLEMPMRATRYHSLAIERESCPEELEVTAWVDDGTIMGVRHRTYPHIQGVQFHPESILTTAGKQLLGNFLRQLN, encoded by the coding sequence ATGATTGTTGTTATCGATAACTACGATAGTTTTACCTATAATTTAGTTCAGTACTTAACCGAACTCGGACAAGAGTTTCCGACGGGAAAAGACGTTCGGGTTTATCGTAACGATCGCATTACCCTAGCAGAATTGGAAGACCTCAATCCCGATGCGATCGCCATCTCTCCCGGTCCCGGACGTCCCGAAGATTCCGGAATTTCCCTCGATGCGATCGCCTCCCTGGGTCCCAAAATCCCCATTCTCGGGGTCTGCTTGGGCCATCAAGGCATCGGCCATGTCTTTGGCGCCAAAATTGTCTCGGCGCCAGAACTGATGCATGGCAAAACCTCCCCCATTCACCACAACAATACGGGGCTATTTGCCAATCTGGAAATGCCGATGAGAGCCACGCGCTATCATAGTTTAGCGATCGAGCGCGAAAGCTGCCCCGAAGAACTGGAAGTGACGGCATGGGTAGACGATGGAACGATTATGGGAGTGCGCCACCGCACCTATCCCCACATCCAAGGAGTACAATTCCATCCCGAGAGTATTTTAACCACGGCAGGCAAACAATTACTGGGCAACTTTTTGCGGCAATTGAATTAA
- a CDS encoding diacylglycerol kinase family protein, which translates to MSSKLSISMPQPPSNPRAVNRDCSWRVAENLLTSFQYAWAGVSYAFRTQRNFRIHVALGCIVAIASAILRVSAIEAAILAIVICLVLVLELLNTALESVVDLTVQQTYHELAKVAKDCAAGAVLIAAISSLIVGASIFVPRLAAILA; encoded by the coding sequence ATGTCTAGTAAACTCTCGATTTCCATGCCACAACCCCCATCTAACCCAAGAGCAGTCAATCGAGATTGTTCCTGGCGTGTTGCTGAGAATCTGCTGACTAGTTTTCAGTATGCTTGGGCAGGGGTCTCCTATGCATTTAGAACTCAACGTAACTTTCGGATTCACGTCGCTCTCGGCTGCATCGTCGCGATCGCCTCTGCAATTCTACGGGTAAGCGCCATCGAAGCTGCGATCTTGGCGATCGTTATTTGCCTGGTTTTAGTGCTAGAGTTGCTAAATACGGCTCTAGAATCCGTCGTTGATTTAACCGTGCAGCAAACCTATCACGAATTAGCGAAAGTGGCTAAAGACTGTGCTGCCGGAGCGGTATTAATCGCTGCCATCTCCTCCCTAATTGTTGGTGCTTCGATTTTCGTTCCCCGACTGGCAGCTATCCTCGCTTAA
- the ybeY gene encoding rRNA maturation RNase YbeY, with amino-acid sequence MSIEIQIQVNDSISDVPIASATWQTWFTCWLAHLDPPPAPSYELSLRLTDDRDIQHFNSQYRHQNQPTDILAFAALEAEYPSIPNSEEPLYLGDLVLSVETARQQARDRGHTETTELAWLAAHGLLHLLGWDHPDEESLDRMLDQQEWLLQQVNLQGQL; translated from the coding sequence ATGAGTATCGAAATTCAGATCCAGGTCAATGATTCAATTTCCGATGTGCCCATTGCTTCGGCGACTTGGCAAACCTGGTTTACCTGTTGGTTAGCTCATCTCGATCCTCCACCTGCTCCAAGCTACGAACTGAGCTTACGACTAACCGACGATCGCGACATTCAACACTTTAATTCCCAATACCGTCACCAAAACCAACCCACCGATATTCTCGCCTTTGCCGCTCTAGAAGCCGAGTATCCCAGTATTCCCAATAGTGAGGAACCTCTCTATTTAGGGGATTTGGTTCTCTCCGTGGAAACCGCACGCCAGCAAGCTCGCGATCGAGGACATACAGAAACTACGGAACTGGCTTGGCTCGCCGCCCACGGTTTACTGCATCTCCTCGGTTGGGATCATCCGGATGAAGAGAGTTTAGATCGCATGCTCGACCAACAGGAATGGCTCTTGCAACAGGTGAATTTGCAGGGACAACTCTGA